AATCATCCAGGATCACCAGCTCCCGGCGGTCGGCAGGGTAGTCCTGATAACGGAACATATACAGCAAATAGGGTAAGAAAGCGGCGCGGTTCCACGTTGGTGTAATGACGCTGACAAACGGTTTTTCGCGGCCAGTGTCGAGCGTTTTAACGATGCCGGTCAGGGCGGAACGTGCTTTGGAGGATTCAGACATGGTGATGTGTATTCGCGATTCGAAAAAGGGCCGGGTATTCACCCGGCCAACAGGCGCTAACGTGTAAGCAGGGAGAACGCCGAGAGCAGATGATCTCCCGGCAGTAAATTCTGAATCTGTTGACGTACTGCGGCGGCATCGCTGCGGTTTCGCCAGTCTTCAACTATCGCGAAAAGTGCATAAATTTCGTCATGGCTCAGCGTAGAATCATCCATCGTCCACAGGCTAAACAGTGTGCGCAGCATAAAGACGTCAGCCACCAGCCAGAAGAAACGCTGCAGTACGCTTTCACTCTCGTGCTGTGGGAATGTGTCGTGATACAGGCGATAAATCAGATAGTTACTGAATATCCATGCGTCCTGGGCAAAGTAGCGCTCATAGGTATGTAACCATTGATCCTGCAACTGCTGCTGGAGCATAGCTTCACTGTTTGCATCCTGGAGCATCAGCAGGCTGACCTGCAGAGGTAAGCTCAGCTTGCGCGTGCTATCCGGCAACAGATCCCAATTGAACTCACAGTTGCCCATTTGGGTGATCAGCTCCCGCTGCAGCTGGGGCAGGCTGGGCAACTGCGCGAACTGCTCCTGCAGTTTTCCGCTTTGCGCATGGTCAGCCAGAACCTGCGGCAGCGAGGCCAGCTTCTCAAGCGTAGGGTCGCTGTCGCCAGGGCATTTCTCGGAAAAAGAGAGCATGATGCCCAGCGCATACAGGCGCAGCTCCGGTGACAAACCGGGAAGCGTGATGGTATGCAGAGCAGATTGATTAAGTACCTGATCGCGTTGGGATAACGCCGGGCTGTCTGCATCGGCTGCACATTGCGAGGTATGCAGTACAAAGGCGTTGGGATCGCCTAATGCCGCCTGGCAGCAGGCCGGATCGGTTAATACCAGACTCTGACGTACTTCCGTTTTCCAGCGTATGTTGGCCAGTAAAACGGAATCCGGATGGTGGGATAAAAACACCCGGACAAAGTCGGGTTCATAGCAATCAATCATACTCATAACGTGTTCTCAGCAATCCCAATATTCAAACTGGTTATATCAATGCAATATCCATGCCTGAATTTTTATTCTATTTATATCAATTGGTTAGATTGAGTGCGGAAAGCGGGTTTCCGCGTCAGGGAAGGAAGTTTTAGCGCTGGTAAATAAAATCCGGCTCGGTGCCTAAAAAAGCCTGAATAAATTCATACTGGCGGATCAGCAGATCGCCGTTTTTTTCGTTGTACGCTTTGCAGCGTTTGGCTTTTTGCTCAAGGCTCTGCCACCAGCCCTCTGCGGCACTTTTCTGTACGCCGGGTAACCAGCTAAATACCTGTTCCATCCCTGCACGATCGACGCTTACGCCCAGCAACTGCAGGATTGACCGGCGCTGCTGGCTGCTGTTTTGCAACTGCTCATAATGCTGTTGAATGGTGTCGTTGACCGCCAGCAGTTCTTCACTGGCGCGGCGAATCATGCACAGACGTTGTTGTTCCAACTGGTGTCTGAGCGCGTCATATCGCGTCCCGTCCTCCCGGATGCCCTGAAGCAGAGTTTTCACCTGCTGTAGCCTGCTACTCACAATTTTGGCCTCTTATTTCTGGAAAAAGCTGAGCATGTCGCCAGCCAACTGCTGGGTATCAACCTGCATATCGCCTGCGGCCAGCATGGCCTGCATTTGCGCCACTTTGTCGTAATCAACGTCGCTTTGCGGATCGCTGTTCAGCGTTTGCTGCGCCGTTTGTAATCCCGCCTGAGTAATATCGTCGGCGGAAAGCGTCGTAGTGTTGGACGTACTCGTCTGCACGCTGCTCTTGTCTGAACGCGCCTGATCGGCTGTTGATGCAGGGCGATTGCCTGGCAGAGTCGGGGTAATTTTCATAGCAACCTCGTACATATTTCGTTGGGTTGGTTATCCGTTATTGGCTAAAAGCGACGGCAATAGAGGAAAACTTTAATCCCATCACAAAAAATCCCTTCACTGCTCAGCAGTGAGCGTAGTGACCACGCCGGTATCGTCCACCATACCGCTAATGATCCGCTGGCTGCTGCTGTTGCGAATTTTTATCACATCGCCTTTACGACCGTTCTTCAACGCCACGCCCGGCATCGAGGCGGTAATCCCGGCCGTATGGGAGACGATCATCACCGGCTGGTCGCGTTTAACCAATATGGGCTGAACCAGCTCGCTACGGGTAATCGGTTTACCCGGCTGCAGGGCTCGTTTGCTGGTAAGGCCAATCGCCTCATCCATATTTGTCATCAACCCTTCCCGCTGGTTGCTGATATTGAATTTTTTAAGCTGCAGGTCGTCGGCCGTAATCACCGTATCTCGGGCAATCAACGACTTTGGCATCACTACCGGCACCGACACGTCGGGGCGCACTGCAACGTTGTATTGCCAGCCCGCGCTGCCTGGGCAGCTCACCACAAAGTTCATGCGCGAAAGGGCCATTTTCGCAGAGGTGCTGGAGGTGACCTGAGGCGTTACTGCGCATAGCGCGCTGGTGCTGACGGTAGAGGGAATATAGATATTGAACGTGTAGCGATAGTCCTGCCACTGCTGCTTCTGTGCCAACGCGTCAATTTCATGACCGGCGGCGGTCAGGACCAGCGCGTTGATCTGTTCCCGGGCGCTGTGCTGTATGGGATGCACGGCGGCATGTACGGGTAAGACGCAGCATAAAGCCAGCCATATTTCCGCGGCAAAGGGGAAAGAAGGCTTCCTTACGTAGGAGGGTAGTCTCATAAATTCATTTCTCATCAATCACTTAAAAGTTGGCATACATATTGCTAATAACAGCGATATCTACGCAGGAGTGATGCAAGAAATGGGAATCAGTTTTCAGCAGGCATTGGGTGTACATCCGCAGGCAGTGAAGTTACGTCTTGAGAGGACCGAGCTACTGACCGCGAATCTGGCAAACGTCGATACACCAAATTTCAAAGCTAAAGATATTGATTTTGCCGCTGAGATGCAACGGGCAAGTCGTACAAATGTGCAGCCCGACGTTGACGTGAAATACCGTGTGCCGATGCAGCCCTCAGAGGATGGCAATACCGTAGAACTGAACACCGAGCAGGCCCGGTTTTCACAAAATAGTATGGATTATCAAAGCAGTCTGACCTTTTTGAACCTGCAGCTTAGCGGTATCAAAGAGGCCATCGAAGGGAAATAACCATGTCGTTTACTGATATTTACCAGATTTCCGGCTCGGCGATGACGGCGCAAACCATCCGTCTGAATACCGTCGCCAGCAACATGGCGAATGCGGAATCTCCTGCCAGCAGCGAGGCGCAGGCCTACAAGGCGCGTAGCCCGGTTTTTGCCGCGGTTTACAACAATAGCCTGATAGGTGGGCACAACCGCCATGCCATTGATGGCGCCAGCGTACAGGTACAGGACGTCATGCAAAGCGGCGGGGCGGTGAAGCGTTATGAGCCGCACCACCCGATGGCGGACCAGAACGGTTTTGTCTGGTATCCAGACGTCAACGTAGTCGAGCAAATGGCCGACATGATGTCTGCCTCACGTGATTTTGAAACCGACGTTGATGTGCTGAATAACGTCAAAAGTATGCAGCAAAGCTTACTCAAACTGGGAGAAGTGTAATGAATACCCTGGCTCTGTATGCCCAATCTCAGGCGCTGGCTTCTTCTCAGGAGAAGACGGCGGCTGTTGCTGAAAATAACGTCGGTGCCACGACGCAAAGCACTAATGTGGGAGACAGCAGTTCTTCAACCACGTCGTCAACCACGGATAGCAGCAGTACCAGTAATACGCCGACGACCACGACCTCAACGGAAAGCTCTGGGGTGGAAACGTTCCTGACATTGTTTGTGGCGGAAATTGAAAACCAGGACCCGACCGATCCCACCGATCCTACGGCCTATATCGATCAGCTCTCCTCCATGGCGCAGGTTGCCATGATGGAAGAGATGAGCGTCCAGGCCAACACCAACGCGGTGCTGATGAGCAACATCCAGGTGATGGCGCTGGGGAATATGGTTGGCGACGACATTATGGTGCAAACCACCTCGCTGGATATCGAAGACAACAGCCAGGCGATCCAGGGGCGCGTCACGCTGGATGACAGCTGTACCGATGTGGATCTGCACTTTACCGATGAAGCCGGTGATGACTACACCGTGTCGCTGATCCCGGAAGGTGAAACCTCCGTTGGACCAGGCCAGGTGGATTTCGACATCAATCCTGCGGATTACGGCATCCCGCCGGGGGATTACAGCGTGTCCGTGGTGACCAATACCGGGGAAGAGGAAGTGCCGATTGAGGTGACGGGCAAGGTGGAAGATGTGCGTATTCCGCTCGATGGCAGCACCCCGGTGCTCAACGTTGACGGCGTCGGGGAAGTGCCTTTCACCATGATCACCCAGTTTGGCATACCGGATAGTACTGATGGCAGCGGCGGTTCAGATGACACCACGCCACCCGATACTGACGACGGCAGCGATAACGCCGACAGCAATATGGTGCTCTGATTTAGTTTACATTACAGGAAGAAACAATGAGTTATGAAATTGCAGCGACGGGTCTGAACGCCGTCAACGAACAGCTGGATGGCATCAGTAACAACATCGCGAACTCCGGTACGGTCGGTTATAAATCAATGACCACCCAGTTTTCCGCCATGTACGCCGGGACGCAGGCGATGGGCGTGAGCGTGGCGGGGTCCGCTCAAAGCATCTCCACCGGCGGTTCAATGGTTTCCACCGGCAATGCGCTGGATTTGGCTATCAATGATGATGGTTTCTTTGTGATGTGCGACAGTGCCGGGAACATCTCTTATACCCGCGCCGGTTCTTTCGTGACCGATAAAAACGGTTATATCGTCAATGCGTCCGGTGATTACCTGCAAGGTTATCCGGTTGATGACAGCGGCACGTTGCAAACCGGTACCGTTACCGATATCCAGATTAAAACCGGCAACATCCCGGCGCAGGCCACGGACAGCATGACCTTCACGGCTAACTTTGATGCCAGCGATGAAACAATCGATCGCGCCAGCGTACCGTTTGACGCAAACAACAGCGATACCTACACCGACAGCTACACCACCACCGTGTATGACTCGCTCGGTAATGAACACTCGGTTAGTCAGTACTTTACTAAAACCGGAGATAATACCTGGGAAGTGCAGTACACCTTTGATGGCGAAGCGCAGACAGACGCACCGCCGACCACGCTGACCTTCGATCCGAATACCGGCAAGCTGACGGATCCCACCACGCCGCAAACTATCACCTTCACCACCACTGAAGCCGCACCGATTTCGATGACCATTGACTACTCCGATTGTACTCAGTACGGCTCTGATTTCTCGGTCACCACCAACTCCGCCACCGGTTATGCCTCCGCAACGCAGAACGGCGTGCAGGTTGATGACGACGGTAAAGTTTACGCCACCTACAGCAACGGCGAGCGCATGTTGCAGGGGCAGGTGGTGCTGGCCACCTTCCCGGATGAGAACGGGCTGGAAGCGGTAAGCGGTACTGCCTGGGTACAGACGGGCGAATCCGGTACGCCGCTGATTGGCACACCAGGCTCCGGCTCCTGCGGCACGCTCTCTTCCGGCATGCTCGAAAGCTCCAACGTGGACATCACCAACGAGCTGGTCAATCTCATGACCGCACAGCGTAACTACCAGGCGAACACCAAGGTGATTTCCACCAGTACGCAGCTGGATCAGGCTCTCTTCCAGGCGATGTAAGGCTAAGAAATGGATCGGTTGATTTATACCGCGCTGAGCGGCGCCACCCAGACGCTACTGGAGCAGCAAATTAGCGCCAATAACCTTGCCAACGTCAACACCAATGGTTTTCGTGCGGATATGGCGATGGCGAGCAATGACAAAGTGAAAGGCGGTGGCTTCGACACGCGTTTTATGGCGAAAGAGAGTCCCAGCGGCGTCAATGACAGTACCGGCGTGGCCGAGAAAACCGAACGCCCGCTGGACGTCGCCATTCAGGGATCGGGCTATATCGCCGTGCAGGATAAAGCCGGAAACGAGGTCTACACCCGTAACGGTAATATTCAGCAGGACGATCAGGGCCAACTGACCATCGACGGTAACGTGGTGCTCGGGGATAACGGTCCGATCATTTTGCCGCCAAACGCGATTGCCTCTTTCGGCAGCGACGGCACGCTCTCGGTCACGCCCGACGACGGCGATGTTACCGCCACCATGGATATCGATCGTCTGAAGCTGGTGGATATTCCGGTCGCTAATCTGGCGAAAAATAGCGAAGGGATGCTGGTAACGGCGGATGGCGTACCGGCGCAGCGTGATGAAAACATCAAGGTGAGCGGCGGCTTTCTGGAAGGCAGTAACGTGTCTGCGGTGAGCGAAATGATGTCGTCCATTGCGATGAACCGCCAGTTCGAAGCGCAAATCAAAATGATGAAAACGGCTGAAGATCTCAGCGACTCCGGCAACAGGCTGCTACGCGGCTCCTGAGTCGTGGCCTTTAATCAGGAATAAAGTTTTATGAACGCAGCGTTATGGATCAGTAAAACCGGCCTGTCGGCGCAGGATGCTGAGATGAGTGCGATTGCCAACAACATCGCCAACGTTAACACCACGGGCTTCAAGCGTGACCGCGTGATGTTCCAGGATCTGTTTTATCAGACTCAGGAAGCGCCGGGCGCGATGCTCGATCAAAACAACATCATGCCGACCGGAATGCAGTTCGGTAGCGGTGTGCGCATCGTTGGAACGCAAAAAACCTTCACCGAAGGGAATGTGGAAACCACCGACAACGCGATGAATGTCGCCATTATGGGGCAGGGGTTTTGGCAGGTGCAAAAGGCCAACGGGGACATTGCTTATACCCGTGACGGCAACATGCAGATTAACGCTGATGGCGTGCTAACCAACTCCGAAGGCTTACCTCTGCAACCGGAAATCGACGTACCCGCCGGTGCGACTAACGTGGCATTTGGCGAAGACGGTACCGTGACGGCGATCCTTCCCGGCGACAGCGACCCGACTGAACTGGGGCAACTGACGCTGGTGAACTTCGCTAACCCGGCGGGGCTTTCAGCCGAAGGCGACAACCTGTATCTCGAAACGGCAGCCAGCGGTCAACCGACGGAAGGTATTCCGGGGGAAGATGGCCTGGGAACGTTGCAGGACAGCGCACTGGAAGGCTCGAACGTCGACATCGTCAATGAAATGGTGGCGATGATCACCGTACAGCGTGCCTATGAGATGAACGCCAAAATGGTCTCAGCGGCAGACGATATGCTGCAGTTTATTAGTCAGACGCTGTAACGCAAGAATGTGACATGCCGGATGGCGCTACGCTTATCCGGCCAATAAGCAACACCCATTTGTAGGCCGGATAAGCGTAGCGCCATCCGGCAGAATATAGGCAGAACGTGAAAAATTATCTCTGGCTGGTGGTCCTGCTTCCCCTGTTAAGCGGGTGCGAATCGCAGGCCCTCCTGGTCAAAAAAAATGACGAATTCTTTGCTCCTCCCAAAACCGAGGCGCCGCCAACGGCGGATGGCCGTGCGGGTGGCGTGTTTGAAACAGGGTATAACTGGTCGCTGACGGCGGACCGCCGTGCCTATCGGGTGGGCGACATCCTGACCGTGATGTTGGAAGAATCTACCCAGTCGAGCAAACAGGCGAAAACCAATTTCGGTAAGAACAATACCGTTGATATCGGCGCACCAACGCTATTTGGGCATACCAAAGATAACCTTTCCGCTTCCGTCGACGCCAATCGCGATTTCAACGGCACGGCGACCTCGCAGCAGCAAAACAGTTTGCGCGGTGAAATTACGGTGTCGGTGCATTCGGTACAGTCGAACGGCATTCTGGAGATTCGCGGTGAAAAATGGCTCACCCTCAATCAGGGAGATGAGTACATACGCCTGAGCGGTCTGGTGCGTGCCGATGATATTCAAAACGACAACTCCGTCTCATCGCAGCGTATTGCCGATGCACGTATCTCCTATGCGGGTCGTGGCGCATTGAGCGATGCCAATGCGGCGGGCTGGCTGACGCGTCTGTTTAACCATCCTCTCTTCCCGATCTAATGCAGGATTTTGATATGCAACACTTAAGCGGGCGCTGGATGAAGGCGTTAAACGGCATCGTTATCGCCCTGAGCCTGGCGCTGCCGGGCACCACGCAGGCGCAATCTCTGGAGTCGCTGGTCAACGTCCAGGGCGTCAGGGAAAACCAACTCGTCGGCTACAGCCTGGTGGTGGGGCTGGACGGAACCGGGGATAAAAACCAGGTCAAATTCACCAACCAAACCATTACCAACATGCTGCGCCAGTTTGGCGTACAGCTGCCGAGCAAAATCGATCCGAAGGTGAAAAACGTCGCGGCGGTGGCGGTCAGCGCGACGCTACCGCCCATGTATTCGCGCGGGCAGACCATTGATGTCACAGTCTCCTCAATTGGCGATGCCAAAAGCCTGCGTGGCGGCACGTTATTGCTCACCCAACTGCACGGCGCAGATGGAGAAGTTTATGCCCTCGCACAAGGGAGCGTGGTGGTCGGCGGGATGAACGCGACCGGGGCAAGCGGCTCAAGTGTGACCGTGAATACGCCAACCGCCGGGCTGATACCGAACGGCGCGTCGGTCGAACGCGAAATTCCCAGCGACTTCCAGATGGGCGATACCATTACGCTTAATCTGAAACGTCCCTCCTTTAAAGATGCCAATAACATTGCGGCGGCAATTAACGCCTCGTTTGGCGGCATTGCCACGGCACAAAGCTCAACCAACGTCAGCGTCCGTGCGCCAACCAGCCCAGGGGCGCGCGTCGCCTTTATGTCGCAGTTAGATGACGTTCAGGTTCAGGCCGAAAAAGTACGCGCCCGCGTGGTGTTTAACTCGCGTACCGGCACGGTGGTGATGGGGGATGGCATTGCCCTACACGCGGCGGCGGTTTCGCATGGCAGTCTGACGGTTTCCATCAGTGAAAGCAGCAACGTCAGCCAGCCGAATGCTTTTGCCGGAGGCCGTACGGCGGTGACGCCGCAGAGCAATATTTCGGTGAATCATGCCCGACCGGGGATGATAACGCTG
The Citrobacter arsenatis DNA segment above includes these coding regions:
- the flgA gene encoding flagellar basal body P-ring formation chaperone FlgA codes for the protein MRLPSYVRKPSFPFAAEIWLALCCVLPVHAAVHPIQHSAREQINALVLTAAGHEIDALAQKQQWQDYRYTFNIYIPSTVSTSALCAVTPQVTSSTSAKMALSRMNFVVSCPGSAGWQYNVAVRPDVSVPVVMPKSLIARDTVITADDLQLKKFNISNQREGLMTNMDEAIGLTSKRALQPGKPITRSELVQPILVKRDQPVMIVSHTAGITASMPGVALKNGRKGDVIKIRNSSSQRIISGMVDDTGVVTTLTAEQ
- the flgH gene encoding flagellar basal body L-ring protein FlgH — encoded protein: MKNYLWLVVLLPLLSGCESQALLVKKNDEFFAPPKTEAPPTADGRAGGVFETGYNWSLTADRRAYRVGDILTVMLEESTQSSKQAKTNFGKNNTVDIGAPTLFGHTKDNLSASVDANRDFNGTATSQQQNSLRGEITVSVHSVQSNGILEIRGEKWLTLNQGDEYIRLSGLVRADDIQNDNSVSSQRIADARISYAGRGALSDANAAGWLTRLFNHPLFPI
- the flgM gene encoding flagellar biosynthesis anti-sigma factor FlgM, which translates into the protein MKITPTLPGNRPASTADQARSDKSSVQTSTSNTTTLSADDITQAGLQTAQQTLNSDPQSDVDYDKVAQMQAMLAAGDMQVDTQQLAGDMLSFFQK
- the flgG gene encoding flagellar basal-body rod protein FlgG, producing MNAALWISKTGLSAQDAEMSAIANNIANVNTTGFKRDRVMFQDLFYQTQEAPGAMLDQNNIMPTGMQFGSGVRIVGTQKTFTEGNVETTDNAMNVAIMGQGFWQVQKANGDIAYTRDGNMQINADGVLTNSEGLPLQPEIDVPAGATNVAFGEDGTVTAILPGDSDPTELGQLTLVNFANPAGLSAEGDNLYLETAASGQPTEGIPGEDGLGTLQDSALEGSNVDIVNEMVAMITVQRAYEMNAKMVSAADDMLQFISQTL
- the flgC gene encoding flagellar basal body rod protein FlgC; protein product: MSFTDIYQISGSAMTAQTIRLNTVASNMANAESPASSEAQAYKARSPVFAAVYNNSLIGGHNRHAIDGASVQVQDVMQSGGAVKRYEPHHPMADQNGFVWYPDVNVVEQMADMMSASRDFETDVDVLNNVKSMQQSLLKLGEV
- a CDS encoding flagellar basal body rod protein FlgF, whose protein sequence is MDRLIYTALSGATQTLLEQQISANNLANVNTNGFRADMAMASNDKVKGGGFDTRFMAKESPSGVNDSTGVAEKTERPLDVAIQGSGYIAVQDKAGNEVYTRNGNIQQDDQGQLTIDGNVVLGDNGPIILPPNAIASFGSDGTLSVTPDDGDVTATMDIDRLKLVDIPVANLAKNSEGMLVTADGVPAQRDENIKVSGGFLEGSNVSAVSEMMSSIAMNRQFEAQIKMMKTAEDLSDSGNRLLRGS
- the flgE gene encoding flagellar hook protein FlgE; translation: MSYEIAATGLNAVNEQLDGISNNIANSGTVGYKSMTTQFSAMYAGTQAMGVSVAGSAQSISTGGSMVSTGNALDLAINDDGFFVMCDSAGNISYTRAGSFVTDKNGYIVNASGDYLQGYPVDDSGTLQTGTVTDIQIKTGNIPAQATDSMTFTANFDASDETIDRASVPFDANNSDTYTDSYTTTVYDSLGNEHSVSQYFTKTGDNTWEVQYTFDGEAQTDAPPTTLTFDPNTGKLTDPTTPQTITFTTTEAAPISMTIDYSDCTQYGSDFSVTTNSATGYASATQNGVQVDDDGKVYATYSNGERMLQGQVVLATFPDENGLEAVSGTAWVQTGESGTPLIGTPGSGSCGTLSSGMLESSNVDITNELVNLMTAQRNYQANTKVISTSTQLDQALFQAM
- a CDS encoding lysine-N-methylase, which produces MSMIDCYEPDFVRVFLSHHPDSVLLANIRWKTEVRQSLVLTDPACCQAALGDPNAFVLHTSQCAADADSPALSQRDQVLNQSALHTITLPGLSPELRLYALGIMLSFSEKCPGDSDPTLEKLASLPQVLADHAQSGKLQEQFAQLPSLPQLQRELITQMGNCEFNWDLLPDSTRKLSLPLQVSLLMLQDANSEAMLQQQLQDQWLHTYERYFAQDAWIFSNYLIYRLYHDTFPQHESESVLQRFFWLVADVFMLRTLFSLWTMDDSTLSHDEIYALFAIVEDWRNRSDAAAVRQQIQNLLPGDHLLSAFSLLTR
- the flgN gene encoding flagellar protein FlgN — protein: MSSRLQQVKTLLQGIREDGTRYDALRHQLEQQRLCMIRRASEELLAVNDTIQQHYEQLQNSSQQRRSILQLLGVSVDRAGMEQVFSWLPGVQKSAAEGWWQSLEQKAKRCKAYNEKNGDLLIRQYEFIQAFLGTEPDFIYQR
- a CDS encoding flagellar hook capping FlgD N-terminal domain-containing protein; its protein translation is MNTLALYAQSQALASSQEKTAAVAENNVGATTQSTNVGDSSSSTTSSTTDSSSTSNTPTTTTSTESSGVETFLTLFVAEIENQDPTDPTDPTAYIDQLSSMAQVAMMEEMSVQANTNAVLMSNIQVMALGNMVGDDIMVQTTSLDIEDNSQAIQGRVTLDDSCTDVDLHFTDEAGDDYTVSLIPEGETSVGPGQVDFDINPADYGIPPGDYSVSVVTNTGEEEVPIEVTGKVEDVRIPLDGSTPVLNVDGVGEVPFTMITQFGIPDSTDGSGGSDDTTPPDTDDGSDNADSNMVL
- a CDS encoding flagellar basal body P-ring protein FlgI, with the protein product MQHLSGRWMKALNGIVIALSLALPGTTQAQSLESLVNVQGVRENQLVGYSLVVGLDGTGDKNQVKFTNQTITNMLRQFGVQLPSKIDPKVKNVAAVAVSATLPPMYSRGQTIDVTVSSIGDAKSLRGGTLLLTQLHGADGEVYALAQGSVVVGGMNATGASGSSVTVNTPTAGLIPNGASVEREIPSDFQMGDTITLNLKRPSFKDANNIAAAINASFGGIATAQSSTNVSVRAPTSPGARVAFMSQLDDVQVQAEKVRARVVFNSRTGTVVMGDGIALHAAAVSHGSLTVSISESSNVSQPNAFAGGRTAVTPQSNISVNHARPGMITLPESSSLKTLVNALNSLGATPDDIMSILQALHEAGALDADLEVI
- a CDS encoding flagellar basal body protein, which gives rise to MGISFQQALGVHPQAVKLRLERTELLTANLANVDTPNFKAKDIDFAAEMQRASRTNVQPDVDVKYRVPMQPSEDGNTVELNTEQARFSQNSMDYQSSLTFLNLQLSGIKEAIEGK